In Spirosoma pollinicola, the genomic window AGCTTTTTCTTTAGCGGTAAAAAACCTCTTACTCGACTACTCTTCTAATTATCTTACTTATAATCAATACCTTAAATCAAGTATTTCGAGTAGTGACTTTTTAAACTTTACTCGCTTTTTAGCTTATTTTCGAGAAACGAGTCAATTACGAGTAACTTTTCATTTACTCGAAAATTTAAGTACAAGTAATTGATTTATAGAAGATAATACTACTTCGAGTAATCGAGTAAGTAGGTTTACTTTATTTTGACATAATACCCTTTTAGGGAAAACCCTTTGTCTTTGCTGTAGGATGATTCTTTCACAAATCCCATAAACTTCATTGCCGTACCAATTTGTCCTCTATGGAGTTTTATAGACGTTTTACCGCGCAGATATTCCTCTATATCAGTAGCATTACAGAAGATTGCGTCACTTTCACCCTTTTCACTTGGTAAGTAGTATTTACTGATTACTTCCATTTCAGTCGTTGTACGCAGGAAACGACGGTTTAAAAGCTCTTGGTGATTAATTTCATCAGGAGTCATGTTACAGTTAAAAGCAGCGTCACTAAGCAACGCTTGAGCTTGCGCCCAAACTAGATCAATAGCAATTGTAGCCGCGTATCCTTTTGGCCCACCAGCATCATGTTGAATAGCTTTAACGATGAATGGTAACCAGCGTACGTTTCCAGTTTCATCTGTTAAAAACTCAAACTGGTTTGTACTAGCCACAAAACTTGCGCGACGGGCAAAAGGAGTTTCGATATTTTGAAACAGAAGTCGGAACTTGACTGTACTTTCAGAGAGTACGGTCTTAAATTCGTTGTTCAGTTCTTTTTTCTCAAAAGAAGCTAACTCATCTAAGTTGATAAAGAAGTTCTGAATTAGAGAAAACTTGCCGTCCTTGTGACCAAAGTCAAACCCTTTTTTTGCGTAGTTTTTCAAGCCTTCAGGAATAAGAAAATCAAGGAATGTGGTCTTGCCATCGTTCTGCTTACCGACTAAAGTTAGACACTGCTTATTAAATTGAATTTTGCCAACTGCTTGACCAACAGCCCGAACCATCCACTTCTTAAACATCGATTTCCACCAAATTTGATCATCGGTATGTACGAAGTCAGCTAACTGGTCAATGTAGTCTGGTTGTGATGCATCCCATTTTGGCAAGCCTTCAAAATAGGTTGTGAAAGGATCATACCTTGGAATTAACTTCGAGCCAAATAGCGCTTTTAAAGGGTCTTTGAACCCCTTAAAGTTTGAGTTGAAAAGCTCAAATTCAATATCAGCCATGTTGACCAACTCCCATTCAGAAGTAGCCTTTTTCTTTCGTTCTAACTGGTTGGATACGATGTTGACGCGGTATTCATGCTTGTCAAATAAGAATTTCTGAATACGCTGGATAATAGGTTGTCCTTCAGTGTTTTCGTCACTGTTTGAATTAGATTTCATATCTTTGTTTTTGCTTTGAAAAATTGAAAAGGAAAGCACGTTCTGGCAGGAGCGTGCTTTTTTGTTAAACAGCTTCGCTCAATGGCTCTTCATCATTCTTACGGTCCTGAAATTCTTTAATGTGGCGTATGACGGCTTCTTCTGTGCGTTCGGTATAATACTGTTCCGTAGTGCTTGTCTTCTTATGCCCTAACATTGTGGCAACACTGGTTAAAGGCACATTATTAGCGATATAATAAGAAGCGCATGTTTTGCGAGCTACGTGGGTAGTGAGTCGGACAGGAATTTTACAAATGGCTTGTATTTCCTTCAATATACGGTTCATTACCTGATTGGCATAAACAGGTAGAAGTCGATTCTTGTCAATACAATCAGCGTTATTAGCGTACTTCTGAAGAATCCGTAATGCTTTGGGCACTAGCGGAACAGTACACATATTATCGTTTTTACCACGCTTAATTTTTAGAAGTTGGCTACCGTCTTCTTTGGTCACAACATGCACACCACTTAGCCTACTTACATCAACATAAGCCAAACCCGTATAACAGCAGAACAAGAAAACGTCCTTTACATAATTGTACTCTCGACCAACGAAAACGGCATCTTCTAAAACCCGTATGTGGGCTTCTCGCAAAGAAACAACGTCTTTACGTTCCCTTTTTGGCCGAAAGAAGGCAAATGGGTTTTTATCCAACCATTCGTTCGCAATCGCGTAATTGCAGGTACGTTTTAAAAACTCAGCATGTAGAACAGCATGGTTATGACCATGCCTGAAGGTTCGTTTACAGAAGTTGACTAAATTTTGAGCATCGACTAGTCTAAGATCACTTAATTCAAAATGCGGATTACTATAATGTGCGATAACGTACTGACGTATACGTTCTACAATGTAACGTTTCTTTTCAACGGTCTTGGGTTCATAGTCGAACCCAATTAGAGATTCGAATTCATTCTTGAAAAAGGTCTCTAAACACTCGATCAACGTTGGTATCGTTGGGTCTGCACTCAACTTCTTCAAAACAATATCCTTTATTTTCCTTAAATCAGGAGTCCGCTTTGTCAGTAAGAAGTCCGTAAACGTCCGTTGAAAGTCAGAGCGTAGGCTCTGAAGTAAATTTGTAGATGATTCGTCACCATCAATACTAAAGGCTTTTTTATTCAACTTCTTCGGGTGACATTTTAAACCCGTTGAAAAAGCAATGCTTTTTCCATTTGAAAGGATTCTAAAGTAAAGGTTGGTCCCCCGTAGATAGAGCAAAACGTTTAAACGATCAAGCTGTTTTTCCTTTGCTAACGTATCAGCATGTTTTAACTTTGACATAATTAATTTAGTAATAGGTTGAGAATTAGCCCTGTACCGCCTGGCCGCGTTACAGGGCTTTTGCGTTTAAATGAGACTTTCTAAAGACACCTCAAAAAATTGAGATAGGTTACGGGCTTCAAATCCCAAGATTGGCTTTTCTCCTCGGAGCAATTGACCAAACCGTTTTTGGTTTATACCAACTTTCTGGTAAAATCGGGAATCAGGTTTAAATCGACCTCCAATTCTGTTTTCGTAGCCTTGCATAGCTTCTTTTATGGCGGTTTCTATCATAATGTATAAAATTTGTAACGTTAATTCTAAAATTCATCGTCACAAATCTATAGTATTAAGGAATACAATTCCAAATATTTAGCACAAATACGTATAAAATATTTTACTTATCTTTGTAGTGCTCTAAAAATCAATCACATGGAAGTATCAAAAAATATACGTTCTATCCGTGAAAGCAAGGGATTAACCCAAGTTGACATGGCCAATCGGATGGGTACAGAGCGTAGCAATTATGCCCGGCTTGAGAACAGGGATGTTAATCTTACGTTGAAACAAGTACAAGAGATAGCTGAAGCATTGCAGGTTTCAGTCTATGAAATCATAGGTATACCGCAAGCGGAAGACTTGAGAAGTGAGCAAAGCGAGTCGCTTCAACGGCTGGAAGAACGGCTTAGAATGACTGAAGATGTATTGAAAGAGAAGAAAAAAAATATCAAATTTTATAAATCCTTCATTGAGTGGACAAAAAAGATATTTGTCACTCAATTTACAATCTCTACGCTGGTAGCAGCCAGAAACCTTGAGATTGAGACAGCGAATATTGCCGATCCTACAGATGATGATCTTGATTTGGCCGACTTCAAGTTTACTGAAGAAGAACTACGAAAAATAGGGGATTATATGTTCAGCTATGAGGCCTCAGACTATTTCCTAACCGTATACATTGCAGAGTCTGGTTTTATCACAGACAAATGGTTTATTGACGCTTATAAGCGTATGAAACGTAGAGATAAGGAGAAGATAAATTTGAGTGAGGTAAAAAATTGGGTAAGTGGCGTTTTTGAGTTTTTAGAAGAGGAATAATTTCATCAAATGAAGGTTTCAATATATTATCGCGATGAGTTGATACCTACTTTATACTTTACTAGCGGCTATAATAAACTAAGCAAAATATACATCGATGTTATCAAGTTTAACAATATTTTTACTAAACTACCTCTTTTCCCAAAACGCAGTGAACGAAAATGTCTCGTAACACAAAGATATTTTCAAGAAGATTAGCCAATTCCTAAAAATTAATCTTTATAGCACTAAAAGGGTTTACTTTGGCAAACTGGAATGTAAAGTTTACAATAAATAAAAATTAGTCCTTATAAAGGACTAATTTTTATTTATTAGCGAAAATACTCTTCTTCCTAAACATATTCATTCTAAAATTTACACCCAAAAATATTCCAGTGTAACTTAATGAGTTTTGTAATTTATTTCCAAAGTCGGCAGGAGGCCCAAATTTAATAATTCCTAATTTCACCTGAGTTGCAAATGTTCGGTTATAAGGTAAAAAAACCCCAAAATACATTTGTGCATTGCCTATAGATGGATCAAATCCAACATTAAGTCCGCCAAAATAATTTACATTTAAGCTTGAAAATCTTTTAAAATAGTAAAGCAGGGATAAATTAAAACTTAATTTTAGACGGGAATATAAGGTATTAGAAGAATTATAGGACGTATCTGTGATGTTATAAAAGTTAAATGTTGGCATAAGGCCAACCTCAACCTTATTTTCAAACATATATGTGATACCATAATATACTTGAGCTTTTAAATTATATTGAGGATTTGAAGTTGGTTCTGCGATTCTAGTGGATGACACACCCCCTACTTCTATCCTTAATTTATTCTCTGTATAAGAAATTGTATCCTTATCTGACAATATTGCGTCATATAATGCAGGTAAATTAACAATAGGTTGTGTATCAAGAACATCATTATTTATTGCTTTGGGCACTATAAATTCTTCTATACTCCCACTCAGGCGTTTTGTATTACCTTTCTTCCAACCGATTGCAATAGCTTCCAATCTTGCTAGTTTATTTGGATGTGTTGTAGTGTCATAATCGTTATTAAATATATTAATAGCTGATTGCGCTTCTAGTAATTCTGAGCCTAAACTTCCACATATAAACCCGGAAAATTCGTCTGCCTCTAATTCTAATTCAGGTCTACTGACTCCTACAGAAAGTACATGATTGTTCAAATGGTGTCCAACTTCGTGTGCAAGAACAGCAAACTTTGCCCATTCCCCTTTAGTTATATCTGAAATATTAATAAAGAAATTTTCGCTATATAAAATTAGTCTACCTTTACCATCGGTATCCATTATAGCCATTGCATTAGGAACACTCGCTTGCTTTATTCTAAAGTTTGGTCGCAACCCAACAGTATTAGTAATCCTCTTAATTGCCAGAATAATAGT contains:
- a CDS encoding site-specific integrase — translated: MSKLKHADTLAKEKQLDRLNVLLYLRGTNLYFRILSNGKSIAFSTGLKCHPKKLNKKAFSIDGDESSTNLLQSLRSDFQRTFTDFLLTKRTPDLRKIKDIVLKKLSADPTIPTLIECLETFFKNEFESLIGFDYEPKTVEKKRYIVERIRQYVIAHYSNPHFELSDLRLVDAQNLVNFCKRTFRHGHNHAVLHAEFLKRTCNYAIANEWLDKNPFAFFRPKRERKDVVSLREAHIRVLEDAVFVGREYNYVKDVFLFCCYTGLAYVDVSRLSGVHVVTKEDGSQLLKIKRGKNDNMCTVPLVPKALRILQKYANNADCIDKNRLLPVYANQVMNRILKEIQAICKIPVRLTTHVARKTCASYYIANNVPLTSVATMLGHKKTSTTEQYYTERTEEAVIRHIKEFQDRKNDEEPLSEAV
- a CDS encoding helix-turn-helix domain-containing protein, giving the protein MEVSKNIRSIRESKGLTQVDMANRMGTERSNYARLENRDVNLTLKQVQEIAEALQVSVYEIIGIPQAEDLRSEQSESLQRLEERLRMTEDVLKEKKKNIKFYKSFIEWTKKIFVTQFTISTLVAARNLEIETANIADPTDDDLDLADFKFTEEELRKIGDYMFSYEASDYFLTVYIAESGFITDKWFIDAYKRMKRRDKEKINLSEVKNWVSGVFEFLEEE
- a CDS encoding VapE domain-containing protein, with amino-acid sequence MKSNSNSDENTEGQPIIQRIQKFLFDKHEYRVNIVSNQLERKKKATSEWELVNMADIEFELFNSNFKGFKDPLKALFGSKLIPRYDPFTTYFEGLPKWDASQPDYIDQLADFVHTDDQIWWKSMFKKWMVRAVGQAVGKIQFNKQCLTLVGKQNDGKTTFLDFLIPEGLKNYAKKGFDFGHKDGKFSLIQNFFINLDELASFEKKELNNEFKTVLSESTVKFRLLFQNIETPFARRASFVASTNQFEFLTDETGNVRWLPFIVKAIQHDAGGPKGYAATIAIDLVWAQAQALLSDAAFNCNMTPDEINHQELLNRRFLRTTTEMEVISKYYLPSEKGESDAIFCNATDIEEYLRGKTSIKLHRGQIGTAMKFMGFVKESSYSKDKGFSLKGYYVKIK
- a CDS encoding M48 family metalloprotease yields the protein MKFYVLIFAIFSYSDLLAQKLVTIDLKKSCSYYGEKLPSRIYEFEGDSVTIILAIKRITNTVGLRPNFRIKQASVPNAMAIMDTDGKGRLILYSENFFINISDITKGEWAKFAVLAHEVGHHLNNHVLSVGVSRPELELEADEFSGFICGSLGSELLEAQSAINIFNNDYDTTTHPNKLARLEAIAIGWKKGNTKRLSGSIEEFIVPKAINNDVLDTQPIVNLPALYDAILSDKDTISYTENKLRIEVGGVSSTRIAEPTSNPQYNLKAQVYYGITYMFENKVEVGLMPTFNFYNITDTSYNSSNTLYSRLKLSFNLSLLYYFKRFSSLNVNYFGGLNVGFDPSIGNAQMYFGVFLPYNRTFATQVKLGIIKFGPPADFGNKLQNSLSYTGIFLGVNFRMNMFRKKSIFANK